The following are encoded in a window of Echeneis naucrates chromosome 19, fEcheNa1.1, whole genome shotgun sequence genomic DNA:
- the mprip gene encoding myosin phosphatase Rho-interacting protein isoform X2, protein MSFKDNPCRKFQANIFNKSKCQNCFKPRESHLLNDEDLNQAKPIYGGWLLLAPEGTNFDNPLHKSRKWQRRFFILYEHGLLRYALDEMPSTLPQGTINMNQCSDVIDGETRTGQKNSLCILTSEKEYFIRAECKEIINGWQEVLTVYPRTNKQNQKKKRKVDAPTHQGGVTPSQCFSTEDMNGHPEPGPAKVTVTSSSSGSSIPCLPSSIASAERVPMSRATLWQEENRWSRAAIPCSRSASCLSQLSQNQPDHSITTQDDGGSVSAGRKVRVESGYFSLEKTKSEPSPQSAQHSQPPQPPQHLPLSSSASSSSLGAPSPRYNSESEPQTSPCQPSQDPLPSSGALVSPSYSTISSSQSSLDSEPSGSTATWEGCSGGGGSNTSVSGGGSRVGRSGREYAALSDVPRARRLSYREAFRSEKKRQELRARTRSPGREEVARLFGEERRRSQIIGRFEEGQHERMDNSSSNEPSTKTVQIQRQGRSERRYLANKHEMSLDAGKDRSVPDVSSSTFANLRRAKSLDRRVTESSMTPDLLNFKKGWMTKLYEDGMWKKHWFVLTDQSLRYYKDSIAEEASELDGEIDLTTCYDVKEFPVQRNYGFQILCKEGACTLSAMTSGIRRNWIQAIMKNVQPTIAPDVTRSLPDENLKAQVMLEPCPQTTPELNLISEGPKLDVHRQAAGNNVSVISSEPRKSRVRDRKLEGHSKTFDWSEFKMEKTEKPVKERADTVDLSSSFSTTSSYCSPSSSPSSLASSPISTSSFQTSSLSSAHPPPMTEEAEKEIARRGVPPHSTTSATHMPNTVTVTMTSSLDPMPPEQPSMPEHSEQGQMEVDHPTAMHPASQDKRDIRTSGVHEEIEQRWHQVETTPLREEKQVPITTTLGNSGNADRLPADELAALLDKELGQKQKELDQLQKQNNLLKEQLEDALGREQSAREGYVLQSATPPSSSPHRVPWQRLHRLNQDLQGELESQKRKQDLAQQQIRTLKRSYTEAQDAVDRHEADIQALQSKLASAMAEILASEQAVVRMRNELKLEQERSKEQEVEYGRSEATLRAQLKDSEDRLREVEASLLERNQALRHLERQQALQRDHMREVQRLQERLLEVTARLCATEEGQALKEERLRKEQQSMQESHERERQNLCKKLAEAEMAQKEMEDRLLEAEQQVEALLRGRQTSGGKECRDEMLKLQEELAQKVDMVESLRESVRRLEEEKGHLTCRCQELLNQIAEADREVNKLRNRLETEEADYYTLEHSYERATQEFQKMSQFLRDKEEEIRQTKEMYERLVERKEEDLKEALVKMTALGNSLEETEQKLQAKEELLCQISQSLLDKVAPCSAEKDLQAKLVVAEGRIAELEQHLNALQLGYADLHMERQQIPEQSKRGILKSSAPLLPNTELSLSFDNNSKKENSDDKESQAKRSRIRFSSIQCQKYISLDSLVTDHERSPFVDTGQKVDRDVNEDICLTEGNISSDITFPHTSDPEKFISIIHALETKLLATEDKLRNLTQNLEEQRTTQPDEISKVDLKLSDNKQYPGKEFSCHSGIQSSAANKHYTKALTCVENCREKVKTILSGSHDTTGSQLHSLSEIESDLFNASLYIQQGQKTLEDQIPVVHQNQSPETVDKEALHLFAKTLSYEAVVLNKMAFLIQTSKFDIIQALADIWEDIESIKRNDKDCLAVVYADVLTRKLMLESAFWKELEKAETDVAQCKEGALSSVSADMDADATIFNTFIKAELAFSVQNLKLCYEEKFKLLKRELTDAYSNLQQREMALRAIIEASKRPDLKNVIKEVKNNFGFSKQQLADIRPPELAPYMEQIEMESAEDLAEEIVDRHLAEEMPSCGVDSLETLQNAHDILANELQRQAAILHKYAQELESGGNHPGLAKMIHTLFGHQTSRNFTSTSLCMREALIQAQVAYVACRLRAMHEQDLGWCKETGQSMEALVQQHAQNVSAIQEKYKASLQEERLSFTQTVNTLQIENQTLKNEIKKRVNQISQQQEQLAHLEEHYQNDTRELNERHKKELRQAEQSRASTELALMETIADSQRKLELLLLDMETMKERHESHVKKLEEQFEQRICELQLIHNNEIEKLYSEYEENIHCVKEKLPDQKELEVSHLPPCDEANVPMEEEEHGRQEDAQTVSEVDSMVVLKDRIQELETQMNTMRDELENKHLEGDGANLREKYQRDFESLKATCERGFAAMEETHQKVIEDLQRQHQREISKLMEERERLLAEETAATIAAIEAMKNAHKEELEKTQRSQLSGLNSDIDELRLQYEEELQSIQRELEVLSEQYSQKCLENAHLAQALEAERQALRQCQRENQELNGHNQELNNRLSAEITRMRSCFSGETALSPLTQGKDVYELEVLLRIKESEIQYLKQEIHSLKDELQSALRDKKYATDKYKDIYTELSIVKAKADCDISKLKEKLIIATEALGERTVDGTVTSGYDIMKSKSNPDFIKKEQTTSKQLRGVRSKSVTEQVSWDS, encoded by the exons CCCAGCACTTTACCCCAAGGTACAATCAACATGAACCAGTGCTCTGATGTCATCGATGGAGAGACCAGGACTGGCCAGAAGAACTCGTTGTGCATCCTGACCTCTGAGAAAGAGTACTTCATACGGGCTGAATGTAAAGAAATCATCAATGG GTGGCAGGAGGTTCTGACTGTGTACCCCAGGACCAACAAGCAGAACCAGAAGAAAAAACGCAAGGTTGATGCACCCACACACCAG GGTGGAGTAACTCCAAGCCAGTGTTTTTCCACTGAAGACATGAATGGACACCCA GAGCCTGGCCCCGCCAAGGTGACagtgaccagcagcagcagtggaagtAGCATCCCATGCCTGCCCAGTAGTATTGCCAGTGCTGAGCGTGTCCCGATGAGCCGTGCCACTCTGTGGCAGGAGGAGAACCGCTGGAGCAGGGCCGCCATCCCCTGCAGCCGCAGTGCCTCCTGTCTCAGCCAGCTGAGTCAAAACCAACCAGACCACAGTATCACTACTCAAGATG ATGGTGGCAGCGTTAGTGCTGGACGTAAGGTACGAGTTGAGAGCGGTTACTTTTCCCTGGAGAAGACCAAGTCGGAACCTTCTCCACAGTCTGCACAGCATTCCCAGCCACCCCAGCCACCTCAACACCTGCCCCTGTCCTCTTCagcatcatcctcctctttagGAGCTCCCAGTCCCAGGTACAACTCTGAGTCAGAACCCCAAACTTCCCCTTGTCAACCTTCCCAAGACCCCCTCCCTTCTTCAGGTGCACTTGTTTCACCCAGCTACTCCACCATCAGTTCCTCCCAGAGCTCGCTGGACTCTGAGCCTAGCGGCAGTACAGCCACCTGGGAGGGATGCAGTGGTGGTGGAGGGAGCAATACTAGTGTCAGTGGCGGAGGAAGCAGAGTAGGCCGTTCTGGCAGGGAGTATGCTGCACTATCGGATGTGCCACGGGCTCGCAGGCTGAGCTACCGAGAGGCATTCCGCTCGGAGAAAAAGCGCCAAGAGCTGAGGGCAAGGACACGGAGTCCTGGCAGAGAGGAGGTGGCGCGGCTGTTCGGGGAGGAGCGCAG GCGTTCTCAAATCATCGGCCGGTTCGAGGAGGGTCAACATGAGCGAATGGACAACAGCAGCTCCAACGAACCCTCTACTAAAACCGTGCAAATCCAGAGACAAGGTCGCAGCGAGAGACGCTATCTGGCTAACAAACAT GAGATGTCACTAGATGCAGGAAAAGATCGTTCTGTCCCTGATGTGTCCAGTTCCACTTTTGCCAATTTAAGAAGAGCCAAGTCACTGGATCGCAGAGTGACAGAGTCTTCAATGACT CCAGATCTGCTGAACTTCAAGAAAGGATGGATGACCAAACTGTATGAAGATGGAATG tggAAGAAACACTGGTTTGTCCTGACAGACCAGAGTCTGAGGTACTATAAGGACTCAATAGCAGAAGAG GCTTCAGAACTGGATGGAGAAATTGATCTGACTACATGTTATGATGTCAAAGAGTTCCCAGTCCAGAGAAATTATGGATTCCAAATCTTG TGTAAAGAGGGAGCATGCACCCTGTCTGCCATGACCTCTGGAATCCGTCGCAACTGGATTCAGGCCATTATGAAGAATGTGCAACCCACTATTGCCCCTGATGTCACCCG GTCCCTCCCTGATGAGAACCTAAAAGCCCAGGTTATGTTGGAGCCATGTCCACAGACCACACCCGAGCTAAACCTCATTTCTGAGGGCCCCAAGTTGGATGTCCACAGACAGGCAGCTGGTAACAATGTctctgtcatttcctctgagCCCCGTAAGAGCAGAGTTCGTGACCGCAAACTAGAAGGCCATTCTAAGACTTTTGATTGGTCTGAATTCAAaatggaaaagacagagaagcCTGTGAAAGAACGAGCAGATACTGTCGACCTCAGCTCATCATTCTCCACAACCTCCTCATAttgctctccctcctcttcaccttcctCATTAGCGTCCTCTCCCATCTCTACCTCCTCCTTCCAAACCTCCTCATTATCAAGCGCTCACCCACCTCCTATGACAGAAGAAGCTGAAAAGGAGATTGCCAGGAGGGGTGTCCCTCCACATAGCACAACCAGTGCAACTCACATGCCAAATACTGTCACTGTTACCATGACTTCCTCGCTAGACCCAATGCCACCAGAACAGCCATCCATGCCTGAACATTCAGAGCAAGGACAGATGGAAGTAGACCACCCCACAGCCATGCATCCTGCAAGTCAGGATAAGAGAGATATCAGAACCTCAGGTGTCCATGAAGAGATTGAACAGCGCTGGCATCAAGTGGAGACAACACCGCTGAGAGAGGAGAAGCAAGTACCCATTACCACAACGTTAGGAAACTCGGGTAACGCCGACAGATTGCCTGCAGATGAACTTGCTGCACTGCTCGACAAAGAG TTGGGACAGAAGCAGAAGGAGCTAGATCAACTTCAAAAGCAGAACAACCTTTTAAAAGAGCAACTGGAAGACGCGCTAGGGAGAGAACAGAGTGCCAGAGAGGGCTATGTACTGCAG AGTGCAACAcccccttcctcttcaccacacAGAGTGCCGTGGCAACGCTTGCACAGACTTAATCAAGATTTGCAGGGTGAATTGGAGTCCCAAAAGCGCAAACAAGACCTTGCTCAGCAGCAAATTCGGACATTAAAGAGAAGCTACACCGAAGCCCAGGATGCTGTGGACCGCCATGAGGCTGATATTCAAGCTCTACAGAGTAAACTGGCCTCTGCCATGGCTGAGATCTTGGCAAGTGAGCAGGCTGTTGTTCGAATGCGCAATGAACTTAAACTAGAGCAggagcgttcaaaggagcaaGAAGTGGAATATGGAAGAAGTGAGGCCACACTACGAGCCCAGCTGAAGGACAGTGAAGACAGACTTCGTGAAGTAGAGGCCAGTCTCCTAGAGAGAAACCAGGCCCTTAGGCATCTGGAACGCCAGCAGGCTCTGCAACGAGACCACATGAGAGAGGTACAAAGGTTGCAGGAGAGGTTGCTAGAAGTGACTGCTCGATTATGTGCTACTGAAGAGGGCCAAGCTCTGAAGGAGGAGCGCCTGAGGAAGGAGCAGCAAAGTATGCAAGAAAGTCatgagagggaaagacagaatCTTTGCAAAAAATTAGCTGAAGCTGAAATGGCACAGAAAGAGATGGAAGACAGACTGCTCGAGGCTGAGCAGCAGGTAGAGGCTCTGCTGAGAGGGCGGCAGACCTCTGGAGGAAAAGAATGCAGGGACGAAATGTTGAAGTTGCAAGAGGAGTTGGCCCAAAAGGTTGACATGGTTGAGTCATTGAGAGAGAGTGTGCGTAGGCTAGAGGAAGAGAAAGGCCATCTCACTTGCCGCTGTCAGGAGCTTCTTAACCAGATTGCTGAAGCAGACCGTGAAGTGAATAAGCTCCGCAATCGACTGGAAACTGAAGAAGCTGATTACTACACCCTGGAACATTCTTATGAAAGGGCTACACAAGAGTTTCAGAAAATGAGCCAGTTTCTTCgggacaaagaggaggagatcCGGCAGACTAAGGAAATGTATGAGAGACTAGTGGAACGCAAAGAAGAGGACCTAAAAGAAGCACTTGTTAAAATGACAGCACTTGGCAACAGCTTGgaggaaacagaacagaagctGCAAGCTAAGGAAGAGCTTCTCTGTCAAATAAGTCAAAGCCTCTTGGATAAGGTCGCGCCTTGTAGTGCTGAAAAGGATCTACAAGCAAAGCTTGTGGTTGCAGAGGGCCGCATTGCAGAACTAGAGCAGCATCTCAATGCCCTGCAGCTGGGCTATGCTGATCTACACATGGAAAGACAGCAAATCCCAGAACAAAGCAAGAGAGGAATTTTGAAATCATCTGCCCCTTTATTGCCAAACACAGAGCTTTCACTTTCCTTTGACAATAATTCCAAGAAAGAGAACTCAGATGATAAGGAATCTCAAGCTAAAAGATCAAGGATACGGTTTTCTAGTATTCAGTGCCAAAAATACATCAGCTTAGACAGCCTGGTCACAGACCATGAGAGAAGTCCTTTTGTGGACACAGGACAAAAGGTTGACAGAGATGTAAATGAAGACATCTGTTTAACAGAAGGAAATATCTCCTCTGATATCACATTCCCACATACTAGTGACCCGGAGAAGTTTATCTCCATTATACATGCCCTAGAGACCAAACTGCTTGCCACTGAGGATAAGCTAAGAAATCTCACACAGAATCTAGAAGAGCAACGAACAACCCAACCAGATGAGATATCAAAGGTGGATTTAAAATTGTCAGATAATAAGCAATACCCAGGGAAAGAGTTTAGTTGCCATAGTGGAATACAGAGTAGTGCCGCCAATAAACATTACACCAAAGCCCTGACATGCGTGGAAAATTGTCGAGAGAAAGTTAAGACTATTCTCAGTGGATCTCATGATACCACTGGATCACAGCTGCATTCACTGTCAGAGATAGAGAGTGATTTGTTCAATGCTTCACTGTATATCCAACAAGGACAAAAGACATTAGAAGATCAAATACCAGTTGTTCATCAAAATCAATCCCCAGAGACTGTAGATAAAGAAGCTTTGCACCTCTTTGCCAAAACTTTGTCTTATGAGGCTGTAGTTTTAAACAAGATGGCTTTTTTAATTCAGACTTCAAAGTTTGACATCATACAGGCTCTTGCAGACATATGGGAAGACATAGAGAGCATTAAAAGGAATGACAAAGATTGTTTGGCTGTAGTTTATGCCGATGTCTTGACCAGGAAGTTGATGCTAGAGAGTGCATTTTGGAAAGAGTTGGAGAAAGCTGAAACTGATGTTGCTCAATGCAAAGAGGGTGCATTGAGCAGTGTGTCAGCTGATATGGATGCTGATGCCACGATCTTTAACACCTTCATTAAAGCAGAATTGGCCTTCTCTGTTCAAAACCTGAAACTTTGCTATGAAGAAAAATTCAAATTACTGAAGCGGGAGTTGACTGACGCATACAGTAACCTACAGCAAAGGGAAATGGCTTTGAGAGCAATTATCGAAGCTTCCAAAAGGCctgatttgaaaaatgtaataaaagaaGTCAAAAATAACTTTGGGTTCAGTAAACAACAGCTAGCTGATATTCGACCTCCTGAATTGGCGCCATACATGGAGCAGATTGAAATGGAATCGGCTGAAGATTTGGCAGAGGAAATCGTGGACAGGCACTTGGCTGAAGAAATGCCTTCTTGTGGAGTTGATTCACTTGAAACATTGCAAAATGCACATGACATCCTTGCTAATGAACTCCAGAGACAGGCAGCAATCCTCCATAAGTATGCTCAGGAGTTGGAGAGTGGTGGTAACCATCCTGGACTGGCAAAAATGATCCACACACTTTTTGGTCACCAAACTTCACGCAACTTCACAAGTACCTCTCTGTGTATGCGTGAAGCTCTTATCCAGGCTCAAGTGGCTTATGTGGCATGCAGATTACGGGCCATGCATGAACAAGACCTGGGCTGGTGCAAAGAGACGGGTCAGAGCATGGAGGCTCTTGTCCAGCAGCATGCCCAAAACGTCAGTGCAATccaagaaaaatacaaagcatCCTTACAGGAGGAGCGCCTGAGCTTCACACAGACAGTGAACACGCTCCAGATTGAGAACCAGACACTAAAAAATGAGATCAAGAAACGTGTGAACCAGATctcccagcagcaggagcaactgGCCCACCTGGAGGAGCATTACCAGAACGATACAAGAGAGCTGAATGAAAGGCACAAGAAGGAGCTACGGCAGGCAGAGCAAAGCCGTGCTTCAACAGAACTAGCACTCATGGAGACGATAGCTGACAGCCAGCGAAAGTTAGAGCTTCTGCTTTTGGACATGGAAACTATGAAGGAGCGACACGAGAGTCACGTGAAAAAATTGGAGGAGCAGTTTGAACAGAGGATCTGTGAGCTCCAGCTCATTCACAACAATGAGATTGAAAAGTTATATTCGGAATATGAGGAAAATATTCATTGTGTCAAAGAGAAACTGCCTGATCAAAAAGAACTGGAGGTCTCCCACTTGCCACCGTGTGATGAGGCAAATGTGCCAATGGAAGAGGAAGAACATGGAAGGCAGGAGGATGCACAAACTGTGTCCGAAGTGGACTCCATGGTGGTTCTGAAAGACCGGATCCAGGAGCTGGAGACTCAGATGAACACCATGAGGGATGAGCTGGAGAACAAGCACCTTGAAGGAGATGGAGCCAACCTGAGAGAGAAATACCAGAGAGACTTTGAAAGTCTTaag GCCACTTGTGAACGTGGCTTTGCTGCAATGGAAGAAACTCATCAGAAGGTGATAGAAGACCTCCAGAGGCAGCATCAGAGGGAAATTTCCAAACTCATggaagagcgagagagactGTTAGCTGAGGAGACTGCTGCAACAATTGCTG CTATTGAAGCTatgaaaaatgcacacaagGAAGAACTTGAGAAGACCCAGCGCTCACAATTAAGTGGACTGAACTCTGACATCGATGAGCTCCGCTTACAATATGA GGAGGAACTGCAGTCCATCCAGAGAGAACTGGAGGTGCTGTCAGAGCAGTACTCTCAGAAATGCCTTGAGAACGCCCACCTTGCCCAGGCCCTGGAGGCTGAGAGGCAGGCCCTCAGGCAGTGTCAGAGAGAGAACCAGGAGCTAAATGGTCACAACCAG GAATTGAATAACAGACTGAGTGCAGAGATTACTCGGATGCGATCCTGTTTCAGCGGCGAAACAGCATTGTCACCACTCACCCAGGGCAAAGATGTGTATGAACTGGAG GTGTTGCTGAGAATTAAGGAATCAGAGATCCAGTATCTTAAACAGGAAATCCATTCTTTGAAAGATGAACTACAGTCTGCTTTAAGG gaCAAGAAATATGCGACAGACAAATATAAAGACATATATACAGAGCTCAGCATTGTGAAGGCAAAGGCTGACTGTGACATCAGCAAACTGAAAGAGAAACTGATCATTGCCACAGAAGCTTTAGGTGAGAGGACCGTGGATGGAACAGTCACGTCTGGATATG ATATCATGAAATCTAAAAGTAATCCGGATTTCATtaagaaagaacaaacaacctCCAAGCAATTGAGAGGAGTAAGGTCAAAG
- the mprip gene encoding myosin phosphatase Rho-interacting protein isoform X6, with amino-acid sequence MSFKDNPCRKFQANIFNKSKCQNCFKPRESHLLNDEDLNQAKPIYGGWLLLAPEGTNFDNPLHKSRKWQRRFFILYEHGLLRYALDEMPSTLPQGTINMNQCSDVIDGETRTGQKNSLCILTSEKEYFIRAECKEIINGWQEVLTVYPRTNKQNQKKKRKVDAPTHQGGVTPSQCFSTEDMNGHPEPGPAKVTVTSSSSGSSIPCLPSSIASAERVPMSRATLWQEENRWSRAAIPCSRSASCLSQLSQNQPDHSITTQDDGGSVSAGRKVRVESGYFSLEKTKSEPSPQSAQHSQPPQPPQHLPLSSSASSSSLGAPSPRYNSESEPQTSPCQPSQDPLPSSGALVSPSYSTISSSQSSLDSEPSGSTATWEGCSGGGGSNTSVSGGGSRVGRSGREYAALSDVPRARRLSYREAFRSEKKRQELRARTRSPGREEVARLFGEERRRSQIIGRFEEGQHERMDNSSSNEPSTKTVQIQRQGRSERRYLANKHEMSLDAGKDRSVPDVSSSTFANLRRAKSLDRRVTESSMTPDLLNFKKGWMTKLYEDGMWKKHWFVLTDQSLRYYKDSIAEEASELDGEIDLTTCYDVKEFPVQRNYGFQILCKEGACTLSAMTSGIRRNWIQAIMKNVQPTIAPDVTRSLPDENLKAQVMLEPCPQTTPELNLISEGPKLDVHRQAAGNNVSVISSEPRKSRVRDRKLEGHSKTFDWSEFKMEKTEKPVKERADTVDLSSSFSTTSSYCSPSSSPSSLASSPISTSSFQTSSLSSAHPPPMTEEAEKEIARRGVPPHSTTSATHMPNTVTVTMTSSLDPMPPEQPSMPEHSEQGQMEVDHPTAMHPASQDKRDIRTSGVHEEIEQRWHQVETTPLREEKQVPITTTLGNSGNADRLPADELAALLDKELGQKQKELDQLQKQNNLLKEQLEDALGREQSAREGYVLQATCERGFAAMEETHQKVIEDLQRQHQREISKLMEERERLLAEETAATIAAIEAMKNAHKEELEKTQRSQLSGLNSDIDELRLQYEEELQSIQRELEVLSEQYSQKCLENAHLAQALEAERQALRQCQRENQELNGHNQELNNRLSAEITRMRSCFSGETALSPLTQGKDVYELEVLLRIKESEIQYLKQEIHSLKDELQSALRDKKYATDKYKDIYTELSIVKAKADCDISKLKEKLIIATEALGERTVDGTVTSGYDIMKSKSNPDFIKKEQTTSKQLRGVRSKSVTEQVSWDS; translated from the exons CCCAGCACTTTACCCCAAGGTACAATCAACATGAACCAGTGCTCTGATGTCATCGATGGAGAGACCAGGACTGGCCAGAAGAACTCGTTGTGCATCCTGACCTCTGAGAAAGAGTACTTCATACGGGCTGAATGTAAAGAAATCATCAATGG GTGGCAGGAGGTTCTGACTGTGTACCCCAGGACCAACAAGCAGAACCAGAAGAAAAAACGCAAGGTTGATGCACCCACACACCAG GGTGGAGTAACTCCAAGCCAGTGTTTTTCCACTGAAGACATGAATGGACACCCA GAGCCTGGCCCCGCCAAGGTGACagtgaccagcagcagcagtggaagtAGCATCCCATGCCTGCCCAGTAGTATTGCCAGTGCTGAGCGTGTCCCGATGAGCCGTGCCACTCTGTGGCAGGAGGAGAACCGCTGGAGCAGGGCCGCCATCCCCTGCAGCCGCAGTGCCTCCTGTCTCAGCCAGCTGAGTCAAAACCAACCAGACCACAGTATCACTACTCAAGATG ATGGTGGCAGCGTTAGTGCTGGACGTAAGGTACGAGTTGAGAGCGGTTACTTTTCCCTGGAGAAGACCAAGTCGGAACCTTCTCCACAGTCTGCACAGCATTCCCAGCCACCCCAGCCACCTCAACACCTGCCCCTGTCCTCTTCagcatcatcctcctctttagGAGCTCCCAGTCCCAGGTACAACTCTGAGTCAGAACCCCAAACTTCCCCTTGTCAACCTTCCCAAGACCCCCTCCCTTCTTCAGGTGCACTTGTTTCACCCAGCTACTCCACCATCAGTTCCTCCCAGAGCTCGCTGGACTCTGAGCCTAGCGGCAGTACAGCCACCTGGGAGGGATGCAGTGGTGGTGGAGGGAGCAATACTAGTGTCAGTGGCGGAGGAAGCAGAGTAGGCCGTTCTGGCAGGGAGTATGCTGCACTATCGGATGTGCCACGGGCTCGCAGGCTGAGCTACCGAGAGGCATTCCGCTCGGAGAAAAAGCGCCAAGAGCTGAGGGCAAGGACACGGAGTCCTGGCAGAGAGGAGGTGGCGCGGCTGTTCGGGGAGGAGCGCAG GCGTTCTCAAATCATCGGCCGGTTCGAGGAGGGTCAACATGAGCGAATGGACAACAGCAGCTCCAACGAACCCTCTACTAAAACCGTGCAAATCCAGAGACAAGGTCGCAGCGAGAGACGCTATCTGGCTAACAAACAT GAGATGTCACTAGATGCAGGAAAAGATCGTTCTGTCCCTGATGTGTCCAGTTCCACTTTTGCCAATTTAAGAAGAGCCAAGTCACTGGATCGCAGAGTGACAGAGTCTTCAATGACT CCAGATCTGCTGAACTTCAAGAAAGGATGGATGACCAAACTGTATGAAGATGGAATG tggAAGAAACACTGGTTTGTCCTGACAGACCAGAGTCTGAGGTACTATAAGGACTCAATAGCAGAAGAG GCTTCAGAACTGGATGGAGAAATTGATCTGACTACATGTTATGATGTCAAAGAGTTCCCAGTCCAGAGAAATTATGGATTCCAAATCTTG TGTAAAGAGGGAGCATGCACCCTGTCTGCCATGACCTCTGGAATCCGTCGCAACTGGATTCAGGCCATTATGAAGAATGTGCAACCCACTATTGCCCCTGATGTCACCCG GTCCCTCCCTGATGAGAACCTAAAAGCCCAGGTTATGTTGGAGCCATGTCCACAGACCACACCCGAGCTAAACCTCATTTCTGAGGGCCCCAAGTTGGATGTCCACAGACAGGCAGCTGGTAACAATGTctctgtcatttcctctgagCCCCGTAAGAGCAGAGTTCGTGACCGCAAACTAGAAGGCCATTCTAAGACTTTTGATTGGTCTGAATTCAAaatggaaaagacagagaagcCTGTGAAAGAACGAGCAGATACTGTCGACCTCAGCTCATCATTCTCCACAACCTCCTCATAttgctctccctcctcttcaccttcctCATTAGCGTCCTCTCCCATCTCTACCTCCTCCTTCCAAACCTCCTCATTATCAAGCGCTCACCCACCTCCTATGACAGAAGAAGCTGAAAAGGAGATTGCCAGGAGGGGTGTCCCTCCACATAGCACAACCAGTGCAACTCACATGCCAAATACTGTCACTGTTACCATGACTTCCTCGCTAGACCCAATGCCACCAGAACAGCCATCCATGCCTGAACATTCAGAGCAAGGACAGATGGAAGTAGACCACCCCACAGCCATGCATCCTGCAAGTCAGGATAAGAGAGATATCAGAACCTCAGGTGTCCATGAAGAGATTGAACAGCGCTGGCATCAAGTGGAGACAACACCGCTGAGAGAGGAGAAGCAAGTACCCATTACCACAACGTTAGGAAACTCGGGTAACGCCGACAGATTGCCTGCAGATGAACTTGCTGCACTGCTCGACAAAGAG TTGGGACAGAAGCAGAAGGAGCTAGATCAACTTCAAAAGCAGAACAACCTTTTAAAAGAGCAACTGGAAGACGCGCTAGGGAGAGAACAGAGTGCCAGAGAGGGCTATGTACTGCAG GCCACTTGTGAACGTGGCTTTGCTGCAATGGAAGAAACTCATCAGAAGGTGATAGAAGACCTCCAGAGGCAGCATCAGAGGGAAATTTCCAAACTCATggaagagcgagagagactGTTAGCTGAGGAGACTGCTGCAACAATTGCTG CTATTGAAGCTatgaaaaatgcacacaagGAAGAACTTGAGAAGACCCAGCGCTCACAATTAAGTGGACTGAACTCTGACATCGATGAGCTCCGCTTACAATATGA GGAGGAACTGCAGTCCATCCAGAGAGAACTGGAGGTGCTGTCAGAGCAGTACTCTCAGAAATGCCTTGAGAACGCCCACCTTGCCCAGGCCCTGGAGGCTGAGAGGCAGGCCCTCAGGCAGTGTCAGAGAGAGAACCAGGAGCTAAATGGTCACAACCAG GAATTGAATAACAGACTGAGTGCAGAGATTACTCGGATGCGATCCTGTTTCAGCGGCGAAACAGCATTGTCACCACTCACCCAGGGCAAAGATGTGTATGAACTGGAG GTGTTGCTGAGAATTAAGGAATCAGAGATCCAGTATCTTAAACAGGAAATCCATTCTTTGAAAGATGAACTACAGTCTGCTTTAAGG gaCAAGAAATATGCGACAGACAAATATAAAGACATATATACAGAGCTCAGCATTGTGAAGGCAAAGGCTGACTGTGACATCAGCAAACTGAAAGAGAAACTGATCATTGCCACAGAAGCTTTAGGTGAGAGGACCGTGGATGGAACAGTCACGTCTGGATATG ATATCATGAAATCTAAAAGTAATCCGGATTTCATtaagaaagaacaaacaacctCCAAGCAATTGAGAGGAGTAAGGTCAAAG